In Rhodanobacter humi, the genomic stretch TCAGCTCGGCGTTGCGGTGGTCGATGCGTTCGGCGGCGTGCTCGTCGAGGCCGCCCATGCGGAAGGCCAGCTGCTTGGCCTCGCGCTGCGCTTCGGGGCCGGCCTTGGCGAGCAGCTTGAGCGCGAACGCCACGGCGTCGTCCAGCGCCTCGGGCGCGACCACCTGATGCAGCAGGCCGATGCGCTGCGCCTCGGCGGCGTCGAACACCTCGCCGGTGAGGAACAGCTTGCGCGCCTGGCGCAGGCCGATCGCGGCGATCACGCAGGGCGAGATCACCGCGGGTACCAGGCCCAGCTTCACCTCGGTGAGGCCGAACTTCGCGCCGTCCGCACCGATCGCGATGTCACAGCAGGCGACCAGGCCCACGCCGCCGCCGTAGGCCGCGCCGTTGACGCGGGCGAGGGTGGGCTTGGGGCAGAACTGCAGGCTGCGCATCAGCCGCGCCAGGCGCAGCGAGTCGTCGCGGTTCTCCTGCTCGCTGGCCTTGGCCATGCCGCGCATCCAGTTCAGGTCGGCGCCGGCGGAGAAGCTGGCGCCGCTGCCGGTGAGCACGATGGCGCGTACCGCCGGATCGTGGCCGGCGCCCTCGATCGCGGCGGTGAGTTCGGCGATCAGCGCGTCGTCGAAGGCGTTGTGCACCTCGGGACGGTGCAGCGCCAGCGTGCGCACGCCGGCACGGTCGGTGATCTGTACGGAGGTGGGCATGACCGGATCCTGCGTGGGGAATCCCGCCATCTTAAATCGTCGCGCGACACGGCCCGGACGGCCCTGCAACAAATGCGAAATGTGGCTACAATGCGAACCATTCTTATTTGTATCGGATCGACCGTGCGCTTGTCCGACTTGCCGAAGGGTGCCGTCGCCGTGGTGGATCGCGTGGACGATGCCCATGCGGACGACCCGATTGCGCAGCGCCTGCGCGATCTCGGTTTCGTCGACGGCGAGGCGGTGCGGGTGGCGGCGGTGGCGCCGATGGGCGGCGATCCGCTCTTGATTCAGATCGGCTACACCCGCTTCGCCCTGCGTCGCGCCGAGGCGGCCCGGGTCAGCGTGCGATCCGAGGAGGCCGCATGAGCGCGGACGCGCTGCGCATCGCCCTGGTGGGCAACCCGAACTGCGGCAAGACCGCGCTGTTCAACCTGCTCACCGGCGGCCGGCAGAAGGTGGCGAACTACGCCGGCGTCACCATCGAGCGCAAGGAAGGCCGCTTCGTGGCGCCGTCCGGCCGCGTGCTGCAGATCCTCGACCTGCCCGGCGCCTACAGCTTCGACGCGGTCAGCCCCGACGAGCAGATCACCCGCGACGTGCTGGAAGGCAACTACCCCGGCGAGGCGCGGCCCGACCTGATCGTCTGCGTGGCCGACGCCACCAACCTGCGCCTGCACCTGCGCTTCCTGCTGGAGGTGCGGCGGCTGGGCCGCCCGGTGGTGCTGGCGCTGAACATGATGGACGCGGCGCGCCGGCGCGGCATCGTGATCGACGTGGCCGAGCTGTCGCGCCGGCTGGGCCTGCCGGTGGTGGAAACCGTGGCGGTTCGGCGCGGCGGTGCGCGGGCGCTGGTGGAGCGCGTGGACGGCGAGCTGCCACTGCCAGCGCAGGCGCAGGCCGACGATGCGGCCAGCCGCGCCGACCTGCATGCCGAGGTGCGCGAGCTGCTCGCCGCCACCGTGAGCATGCCGCGTGCGACCGCGAAGCTGGACGATGCGCTGGATCGCTGGGCGCTGCATCCGGTGTTCGGCCTCGCCATCCTCGCGGTGGTGATGTTCCTGGTGTTTCAGGCGGTGTACGCCGCCGGCAAGCCGATGAGCGACCTGATCGGCGACGGCTTCGGTTGGCTGGGCGAGCATGTCGCCGTGCTGATGCCGGAAGGCCCGCTGCAGAGCCTGGTGGTGAACGGCATCTTCGGCGGCCTGGGCACGGTGCTCGGCTTCCTGCCGGTGATCCTGGTGCTGTTCTTCTTCATCCTGATGCTGGAGGAATCCGGCTACCTGCCACGCGCGGCGTTCATGCTGGATCGCCTGATGCTGTCGGTGGGACTGACCGGGCGCTCGTTCATCCCGCTGCTCTCCAGTTTCGCCTGCGCCATCCCCGGCATCATGGGCACGCGCAGCATCCAGGATCCGCGCGACCGCCTCGCCACCATCTTGGTGGCGCCGCTGATGACCTGCTCGGCGCGACTGCCGGTGTACGCGCTGCTGATCGCCGCCTTCATCCCCGCGCACCGCGTGTTCGACCTGTTCAACCTGCAGGGGCTGGTGCTGTTCGCGCTGTACCTCGCGGGCATCCTCGGCGCGATGGCGGTGGCTTGGGTGATGAAGCACCTGCACCGCGACCGCAGCGAGCATGCGCTGCTGATGGAACTGCCGGCGTACCGGCTGCCCAAGCTCCGCGACGTGGCGATCGGCCTGTACGAGCGCGGCGCGATCTTCCTGAAGCGGCTCACCGGCGTGATCCTCGCGCTGACCGTGCTGATGTGGTTCCTCTCCACCTTCCCGGGCGCGCCGGCGGGCGCGACCCTGCCGGCGATCGACTACAGCTTCGCCGGCTACATCGGTCGCGGGCTCGCGCACATCTTCACGCCGATCGGTTTCAACTGGCAGATGAGCCTGGCCCTGATCCCGGCGTTCGCCGCGCGCGAAACCGCGGTGGCGGCGCTGGCCACCGTCTACATGGTGGGCGGTGAAGTGTCCGGCGACGGACTGGCGCATGCGCTGGCGAGCCAGATCTCGCTGCCCAGCGCGCTGTCGCTGCTGGTGTGGTTCGCCTACGCGCCGCAGTGCATGTCCACGCTGGCGATCATCAAGCGCGAAACCGCGTCGTGGCGCAACGTGGCGATCTCGTTCGGTTACATGTTCGTGATGGCCTACGTGGCGTCCCTGCTCACCTTCCAGATCGCGAGCGCGCTGACATGAGCACCGGCCTGCTGATCCAGTACATCGTGCTCGGCCTGATCGTGGTGGCCAGCGTGCTGGTGCTGATTCGCAAGCTGGCGCCGCAGCTCAGCAACCGCTGGCTGGCGGCGTGGTCGATCCGGCTGGCGCGACGCGATTCGCGCTTCTCGAAGGCGCTAGCCCGTCGCCTGCAGCCGAAGCAGGCCACCGGCAACTGCGCCGACGGCTGCTCCACCTGCGGCGCCTGCGGGCCGAAGAAGCCGGCTGCGGCTGCGCCAGCGCCCATCGCATCGCGCGGCCCGGGCGCTTCCGGCCAAGCCCGCATGGCGGTGGAGCCGCTGCCGTTGCACTTTCGCCCGCGCGCCCGTTAAACGGAACGGCGATGCCACCACGTGACAGGGTGGACGGCGCCGCACCGTGGGCGCCGGGTCACATGCGGAACACACCGTAGCGCTGCGGCTCGATCGGCGCATTCATCGAGGCGGAAATCGCCAGCCCCAGCACGCGCCGGGTGTCCGCCGGGTCGATGATGCCGTCGTCCCATAGCCGCGCGCTGGCATAGTACGGGTGGCCCTGGCGCTCGTACTGTTCGCGGGTCGGCGCCTTGAAGGCATCCTCTTCTTCCGCGCTCCACGTCTTGTCGGCGGCCTCGATGCCGTCGCGCTTCACCGTCGCCAGTACCGATGCGGCCTGTTCGCCGCCCATCACGCTGATGCGCGCGTTCGGCCACATCCACAGGAAGCGGGCGCCGTAGGCGCGGCCGCACATCGCGTAGTTGCCGGCGCCGAAGCTGCCGCCGATCACCACGGTGAACTTCGGTACGTGCGAGCAGGCCACCGCGGTGACCATCTTCGCGCCGTCCTTGGCGATGCCGGCCTGCTCATATTTCTTGCCGACCATGAAGCCGGTGATGTTCTGCAGGAACACCAGCGGCACGTTGCGTTGGTTGCACAGCTCGATGAAGTGCGCGCCCTTGAGCGCGCTCTCGGCGAACAGGATGCCGTTGTTCGCGACGATGCCCACCGGGTAGCCGTGGATGTGCGCGAAGCCGGTGACCAGGGTCTTGCCGTAGCGCGCCTTGAATTCGTGGAACTCGGAGCCGTCGACGAGGCGCGCGATCACTTCGCGGATGTCGAACGGGCGGCGGGTGTCCTCGGGGATCACGCCGTAGAGTTCCTCGGCGGAATATTTCGGTTCCGCCGGTTCGGCCAGCGCGAGCGGCATGGCCTTGGTCCGGTTGAGATGGCCAATGATGTCGCGCGCGATCGACAACGCATGCGCGTCATTCTCGGCGTAGTGGTCGGCCACGCCGGAGATCGAGGTATGCACATCCGCACCGCCCAGCGTCTCGGCGTCCACCACTTCGCCGGTCGCCGCCTTCACCAGCGGCGGACCGCCCAGGAAGATCGTGCCCTGCTCGCGCACGATGATCGTCTCGTCGCTCATCGCCGGCACATAGGCGCCGCCGGCGGTGCACGAGCCCATCACTACCGCGATCTGCGGGATGTTCAGCGACGACATCCGCGCCTGGTTGTAGAAGATGCGGCCGAAGTGTTCCTTGTCGGGAAACACCTCGTCCTGCAGCGGCAGAAAGGCGCCGCCGGAATCGACCAGGTAGACGCAGGGCAGGCGATTCTCCAGTGCCACTTCCTGCGCACGCAGGTGCTTCTTCACCGTCATCGGGAAATAGGTGCCGCCCTTCACCGTGGCGTCGTTGGCGACCACCACCACCTCGATGCCGTTGACGCGGCCGATGCCGGTGATCAGGCCGGCGGCGGGCGCTGCGTCGTCGTACATGCCGTGCGCGGCCAGCGGCGACAGTTCCAGGAACGGCGAGCCGGGGTCGAGCAGGGCGCGGATGCGCTCGCGCGGCAGCAGCTTGCCGCGCGCGACGTGTTTCTCGCGTGCCTTCGCGCCGCCGCCTTCGGCCGTGCGCGCGAGTTCCCGGCGCAGCTCGTCGGTGAGCGTGCGCAGGCGCGCGCTGCTGGCCTGGAACTCGGCGGAGCGGGGATCGATCTGCGAGACAATGACACTCATGCGCGGCGGCCGTCGAGATGAAACCGTGGATGATACCGGCTGCGCCGTGCAGTGAAATCGCCAACCCCCAAAAGCGGGTCGGGACGGCCCTTTTTGAAGAGTGCGGCCATGGATGGCCGCCCGTTTGACTTTTGCGTTCAAGGACGAACGCACAAGATTGAGCCGTGCGGCCACGGATGGCCGCACGTTTGATTCTCGCGTTCAAGGACGAGCGCACGAGATTGAGCCGTGCGGCCATGGATGGCCGCCCGTCTGATTTTCGCGTTCATGGACGAACGCAGATGGTTGAACAGTGCAGCCAGGGTTGGCCGCCGGTTTGATTCCTGCGTTCAAGGACGAACGCACAGATACAGTTGCAAATACGCCCAAAAAAACGGCCGCACAGGGCGGCCGTTTTTCCGAACGAAGCAGTAGCAGAATCAGTGCTTCATCGCGTCCTTGGCCTTGCTGGCAGCGTCCTTTGCGGCGCCAGCGGCGTCCTTCGCGGCGTCGGCAGCCTTGCCGGCGGCGTCGGAGGCGTTGTCGGCAGCGCTCTTCATCTTGTCCATCGCGTTGGCGGCGGTGCCGGCGGCGGCCGGAGCGGCGGCGGTGGAAGCCGGAGCAGCAGCGGTGGAGGCCGGGGCAGCAGCCGGAGCGGCAGCGGTGGCGGCCGGGGCAGCCTGCTCGGCAGCCTTCTGCGCCTGGTCGGCAGACTGCTGCGCCTGGTCAGCAGACTGCTGGGCGTTCTGCGCGGAATCCTGCGCGCCGTTGCTGCAAGCCGCCAGCAGCGCGACGAGCGCGGAGGCGAGTAGGGTACGCGTAAACTTCATGGTGGAT encodes the following:
- a CDS encoding enoyl-CoA hydratase-related protein, whose protein sequence is MPTSVQITDRAGVRTLALHRPEVHNAFDDALIAELTAAIEGAGHDPAVRAIVLTGSGASFSAGADLNWMRGMAKASEQENRDDSLRLARLMRSLQFCPKPTLARVNGAAYGGGVGLVACCDIAIGADGAKFGLTEVKLGLVPAVISPCVIAAIGLRQARKLFLTGEVFDAAEAQRIGLLHQVVAPEALDDAVAFALKLLAKAGPEAQREAKQLAFRMGGLDEHAAERIDHRNAELIARLRVSAEGQEGLTAFLDKRAPAWIAG
- a CDS encoding FeoA family protein, producing MRLSDLPKGAVAVVDRVDDAHADDPIAQRLRDLGFVDGEAVRVAAVAPMGGDPLLIQIGYTRFALRRAEAARVSVRSEEAA
- the feoB gene encoding ferrous iron transporter B; translated protein: MSADALRIALVGNPNCGKTALFNLLTGGRQKVANYAGVTIERKEGRFVAPSGRVLQILDLPGAYSFDAVSPDEQITRDVLEGNYPGEARPDLIVCVADATNLRLHLRFLLEVRRLGRPVVLALNMMDAARRRGIVIDVAELSRRLGLPVVETVAVRRGGARALVERVDGELPLPAQAQADDAASRADLHAEVRELLAATVSMPRATAKLDDALDRWALHPVFGLAILAVVMFLVFQAVYAAGKPMSDLIGDGFGWLGEHVAVLMPEGPLQSLVVNGIFGGLGTVLGFLPVILVLFFFILMLEESGYLPRAAFMLDRLMLSVGLTGRSFIPLLSSFACAIPGIMGTRSIQDPRDRLATILVAPLMTCSARLPVYALLIAAFIPAHRVFDLFNLQGLVLFALYLAGILGAMAVAWVMKHLHRDRSEHALLMELPAYRLPKLRDVAIGLYERGAIFLKRLTGVILALTVLMWFLSTFPGAPAGATLPAIDYSFAGYIGRGLAHIFTPIGFNWQMSLALIPAFAARETAVAALATVYMVGGEVSGDGLAHALASQISLPSALSLLVWFAYAPQCMSTLAIIKRETASWRNVAISFGYMFVMAYVASLLTFQIASALT
- a CDS encoding DUF6587 family protein, whose product is MSTGLLIQYIVLGLIVVASVLVLIRKLAPQLSNRWLAAWSIRLARRDSRFSKALARRLQPKQATGNCADGCSTCGACGPKKPAAAAPAPIASRGPGASGQARMAVEPLPLHFRPRAR
- a CDS encoding carboxyl transferase domain-containing protein — encoded protein: MSVIVSQIDPRSAEFQASSARLRTLTDELRRELARTAEGGGAKAREKHVARGKLLPRERIRALLDPGSPFLELSPLAAHGMYDDAAPAAGLITGIGRVNGIEVVVVANDATVKGGTYFPMTVKKHLRAQEVALENRLPCVYLVDSGGAFLPLQDEVFPDKEHFGRIFYNQARMSSLNIPQIAVVMGSCTAGGAYVPAMSDETIIVREQGTIFLGGPPLVKAATGEVVDAETLGGADVHTSISGVADHYAENDAHALSIARDIIGHLNRTKAMPLALAEPAEPKYSAEELYGVIPEDTRRPFDIREVIARLVDGSEFHEFKARYGKTLVTGFAHIHGYPVGIVANNGILFAESALKGAHFIELCNQRNVPLVFLQNITGFMVGKKYEQAGIAKDGAKMVTAVACSHVPKFTVVIGGSFGAGNYAMCGRAYGARFLWMWPNARISVMGGEQAASVLATVKRDGIEAADKTWSAEEEDAFKAPTREQYERQGHPYYASARLWDDGIIDPADTRRVLGLAISASMNAPIEPQRYGVFRM